Genomic window (Sediminispirochaeta smaragdinae DSM 11293):
CCCCGATGTTCACATCGGTCAGGGACTTGCCATTATTCAGCAAGGATCGGGACTTCCCGGTCTGGATCATTCCTGTGCCGATGTCAAAATGCTTGCCGACGGAAGCTTCATGATCCATTCCGGCGGTGCCGATCTCGGAACCGGCCTTGATACGGTTTCGGTGAAGGTGGCTGCCGAGACCTTGAAGGTGGATATGGAGCAGGTTTCGATCCTTTCCGGCGATACCGATACAACACCCTTCGACACCGGCGCCTATGCCTCAAGCGGAACCTTCTTTTCCGGCAATGCCTCCCTCAAGGCTGCCGTGGACCTAAAGGAGAAAATTCTGCAGGTTGCCTCGAGGATGCTCGACGAGCCCGTAGAGGAGCTTGCCGTTGAGAAACCGGGCGTTGTTGTGGGAAAGAAAGGGAAGGTGAGCTATAGGGAAATTGCCCAGGAGACCCAGGCGGGCCTTGGCTCCGGTCAGCTGGTCGGCTACGCAAGCTTCACCAGTGAGGATTTTGCCTTTCCCTATGGGGCCCATTTCTGTCAGGTCGCGGTTAATACCCGTACCGGCGAGGTAAAGGTGCAGAAGTATCATGCCCTTCAGGACTGCGGGACTCCCATCAACCCGGAACTTGCTCTCGGACAGATTTACGGAGGTGCCTTTAAATCGGTCGCCCACAGCCTGTGGGAAGAGATGGTGATCGATAAAGAGGGTGTCCTAACCAACCCGACCCTGAGGGACTACGGTATCCCCATGATTACCGACTTGCCTGAGGAGTTTGGCGCACATTTGGTCTTTACCGACGACGCCTACGGCCCCTTCGGCGGAAAATCCGTATCGGAGATCAGCCTGAACGGTGCCTCTCCCGCTCTTGCTTCGGCAATCCACGATGCCGTCGGGGTTTGGATCCGGGACTGGCCTTTTACACCGGAGAAGGTACTTCGGGCTCTCGGAAAGCTCTAAGACTCGGCTAATAACGCTCGCATTGCCCCGCCTTATGGCGGGGCGAATATCATACTGAAATAGAGAGAGAATAATTTTTGGAGGAACAGTTTACATGGACAAAATTGGAATCGAGGAGATGATCAGGTCACTCTCTACCCTTAGAACAGAGAAAATGTATCTGAAGGATTTTTTCCACACCTGGAAGCACAGTGACGATGAAATTCGGGCCACCTTTGAGGTTGCCGAGATCCTTCGCGGCATGAGAGAGAACAACATATCGAGCAGGGTCTTCGATAGTGGTCTTGCCATCAGCCTTTTTCGGGATAATTCGACCCGTACCCGCTTCAGCTTTGCCAGTGCCTGTAATCTTCTCGGCCTCGAGGTACAGGACCTTGACGAGGGAAAGAGTCAGATTGCCCACGGTGAAACGGTTCGGGAAACGGCAAACATGATCAGCTTTATGGCAGATGTCATCGGTATTCGTGACGACATGTACATTGGCAAGGGACATACCTACATGAAAACGGTTGCCCAGGCCGTGGAAGACGGACACTACGACGGGGTGCTTGAGCAGCGTCCCACCCTTGTCAACCTTCAGTGTGACATAGACCATCCGACCCAGTCCATGGCCGATGCCCTTCATGTCATCAATGAGTTCGGTGGTGTTGAAAACCTCAAGGGAAAAAAGCTTGCCATGACCTGGGCCTACAGTCCCTCCTACGGCAAGCCCCTCTCTGTTCCTCAAGGGATTATCGGGCTCTTTACCCGTTTCGGGATGGATGTCGTACTTGCCCATCCGGAAGGCTATAATGTCATGCCCGAGATGGAAGGGGTTGCTGCCAAGAATGCTCAAAAGAGCGGGGGCTCCTTCTCCAAGGTAAATTCCATGGCCGAGGCATTTAAGGATGCCGATATTGTCTACCCGAAAAGCTGGGCCCCGTTTAGCGTCATGGAAGAGCGGACCAAGATTGTTGAGACCGGTGATCAGCAGGCACTCAAGGAGCTGGAAAAGCGTTGTCTTGCCCAGAATGCCCAGTTTATCGACTGGGAATGTACCGAAGAACTGATGTCGACCACTCGGGAGGGAAAAGCTTTGTATCTGCACTGTCTTCCTGCCGACATCTCCGGCGTTTCCTGCGAAAAGGGTGAGGTTGCGGCATCGGTTTTCGACCGCTACCGGGATCCTCTTTACAAGCAGGCCTCTTTTAAGCCTTATATTATTGCGGCAATGATTTTTCTTGCAAAATTCCGCAATCCGTCGGAAAAGCTTCTTGACCTTTTGACCGATGCCCGCAAGCGTATCTATTAACCAGTCTAATCAATCAACGTGCTGCAGCATCGTACCGGAGCCTTTTGGCTCCGGTTTTTTTTGTCGTGGTGGAGAATGTTAATGATCGTTGAGAAGGCTGTGTAAGCTTTAACCGGTGTATCACCACTATTCGGGACAGTAAAACGTGCGAAAAATCCTTGACAGCTCAGGAATTTCCTTGTTTAATTAATTCATTGAATGAATTAATAAGGAGGTTTCTATGACAGAAACTGCACGTAAGAGAGTGCGAGCACTGGCTTTGGCTGGAGTGATCTTGCTACTTTCATCTACGCTTGCCTGGGCAGGAGGTGACCAGGAAAAGGGGAATGGAAAGATTGTTCTTTCCACCTATTTTCAGATCGACCCGGCAAATCCGCAGTACGAAGGACACAATGAGGTAATGAAAGCCTTTACC
Coding sequences:
- the ygeW gene encoding knotted carbamoyltransferase YgeW, with translation MDKIGIEEMIRSLSTLRTEKMYLKDFFHTWKHSDDEIRATFEVAEILRGMRENNISSRVFDSGLAISLFRDNSTRTRFSFASACNLLGLEVQDLDEGKSQIAHGETVRETANMISFMADVIGIRDDMYIGKGHTYMKTVAQAVEDGHYDGVLEQRPTLVNLQCDIDHPTQSMADALHVINEFGGVENLKGKKLAMTWAYSPSYGKPLSVPQGIIGLFTRFGMDVVLAHPEGYNVMPEMEGVAAKNAQKSGGSFSKVNSMAEAFKDADIVYPKSWAPFSVMEERTKIVETGDQQALKELEKRCLAQNAQFIDWECTEELMSTTREGKALYLHCLPADISGVSCEKGEVAASVFDRYRDPLYKQASFKPYIIAAMIFLAKFRNPSEKLLDLLTDARKRIY